Proteins encoded by one window of Microbacterium testaceum:
- a CDS encoding MarR family winged helix-turn-helix transcriptional regulator, with product MNDRVDESPLTDLSSDHSAAASELRMATFRLARRLRAQRAVDTMSDGQFAVLAALTVHGAHTLGQLADRERVTAPSMNRTVSLLEDAGYLTRIPDEVDRRRVTIDLTDLGRRIVDETVRRRDAFVEEALAELSAEERQVLARATTIMRKVADR from the coding sequence ATGAATGATCGCGTCGACGAATCCCCCCTCACCGACCTGAGTTCTGACCACAGTGCGGCGGCGTCCGAGCTGCGGATGGCGACATTCCGGCTCGCGCGCCGCCTCCGGGCGCAGCGCGCCGTCGACACCATGAGCGACGGGCAGTTCGCCGTCCTCGCCGCTCTTACCGTTCACGGCGCGCACACGCTCGGTCAGTTGGCCGACCGTGAGCGTGTCACAGCACCCTCGATGAACCGCACGGTGTCCCTGCTCGAGGACGCGGGCTACCTGACCCGCATCCCCGACGAGGTCGATCGACGTCGCGTGACCATCGATCTCACCGACCTGGGGCGCCGGATCGTCGACGAGACGGTCCGCCGACGAGACGCCTTCGTCGAAGAGGCCCTCGCCGAGCTCTCCGCCGAAGAAAGACAGGTTCTCGCTCGCGCGACGACGATCATGAGGAAGGTGGCCGACAGATGA
- a CDS encoding MFS transporter has translation MSTSMFRSLSIFNYRVWFIGALVSNVGAWMQSTAQNWVVLTQLTDNDAAAMGVTMALQFAPPLLLVSVTGWVADRFDRRKLIMCTQSALLLLAVTLGVLLLSGAMTLPLMFGFALALGVVTAFDNPARQAFVSDLVSQENASNAVALNAASFNMARLIGPAAAGVMIVIVGTGWVFLVNAITFVAMLAALFVMRPHELVARHRRGGPARLADGFRYVARRPDLVVIFVMVFLLGAFGMNFPIFASTMALEFGRGADGFGLLSSFVAIGSLAGALLAARRERARMRVVIVGSGGFAVASTLSVFAPSYGAYAATLVLTGFCVVTTLTTANGYVQTTTDPVLRGRVLALYMAILLGGTPVGAPIVGAVAAEFGPRVAIALAAVVAVIACGIGATWTALSGRLHRHETKRFRLTLDETRPITTIAPEPEDFSDEIAGTTPIPLPPGERSPRATPRPRHGG, from the coding sequence ATGAGCACGTCGATGTTCCGGTCGCTGTCGATCTTCAACTACCGCGTCTGGTTCATCGGAGCCCTCGTCTCCAACGTCGGCGCCTGGATGCAGTCCACGGCCCAGAACTGGGTCGTCCTCACCCAACTGACCGACAACGACGCCGCGGCCATGGGCGTCACGATGGCCCTCCAGTTCGCTCCCCCGCTCCTGCTGGTGAGCGTCACCGGTTGGGTCGCCGACCGCTTCGACCGCCGCAAGCTCATCATGTGCACGCAGAGCGCTCTGCTACTGCTGGCCGTGACGCTCGGCGTCCTGCTGCTCAGCGGAGCGATGACGCTGCCGCTGATGTTCGGGTTCGCACTGGCCCTCGGCGTGGTCACGGCCTTCGACAACCCGGCGCGCCAGGCCTTCGTGTCCGACCTCGTGTCCCAAGAGAACGCGTCCAATGCCGTCGCGCTCAACGCCGCGTCCTTCAACATGGCCCGCCTGATCGGCCCCGCCGCCGCCGGCGTGATGATCGTGATCGTGGGCACCGGATGGGTGTTCCTCGTCAACGCGATCACCTTCGTCGCCATGCTGGCGGCGCTCTTCGTGATGAGGCCGCACGAACTGGTGGCGCGCCACCGCCGCGGCGGCCCGGCGCGACTGGCCGACGGCTTCCGCTACGTCGCCCGTCGACCCGACCTCGTCGTCATCTTCGTGATGGTGTTCCTGCTCGGGGCCTTCGGCATGAACTTCCCCATCTTCGCGTCGACGATGGCGCTCGAGTTCGGCCGCGGTGCAGATGGCTTCGGGCTCCTGAGCTCGTTCGTCGCCATCGGCTCGCTCGCGGGTGCGCTTCTCGCCGCGCGGCGGGAACGCGCCCGGATGCGGGTCGTGATCGTCGGCTCCGGCGGCTTCGCCGTGGCATCCACTCTCTCCGTCTTCGCCCCCAGTTACGGGGCGTACGCGGCCACCCTGGTCTTGACGGGGTTCTGCGTGGTCACGACGCTCACGACGGCGAACGGGTACGTCCAGACGACGACCGATCCCGTCCTGCGCGGTCGGGTCCTGGCGTTGTACATGGCGATCCTTCTCGGAGGGACGCCCGTGGGAGCGCCGATCGTGGGCGCGGTGGCGGCGGAGTTCGGCCCGCGCGTGGCGATCGCCCTCGCCGCCGTCGTGGCGGTCATCGCGTGCGGCATCGGCGCGACCTGGACGGCACTGTCGGGCCGCCTGCACCGGCACGAGACGAAGCGGTTCCGCCTCACGCTCGATGAGACGCGTCCGATCACCACGATCGCGCCCGAACCCGAGGACTTCAGCGACGAGATCGCCGGAACCACGCCGATCCCGTTGCCCCCGGGCGAACGCTCACCGCGAGCGACACCTCGCCCGCGTCACGGCGGCTGA
- a CDS encoding alpha/beta fold hydrolase: MPEFDDAYGIRIVYDVYEAIEPRAVVQLLHGVGEHAGRYGALIEALVGAGYTVYADDHRGHGRTGMGQWGGDHGKLGRLGPGGLGAARDAVWTLSQRIREEHPDLPLVLLGHSWGSFLAQMLLDRHPDAYDAVVLSGSALRWPGSLNAGDLNAPWKHLGGSGMQWLSSDEQVGRDFVADPLTTSTPLARLFGPLETLKLLGRPRRDLGRDVPMLLMVGRDDTVGGPRSVHRLADAYRRRSGLTDVTTLVYPGARHEIFAEREQAAVRADLLAWLDKRIASRV; the protein is encoded by the coding sequence ATGCCCGAGTTCGACGACGCCTACGGCATCCGCATCGTCTACGACGTGTACGAGGCGATCGAGCCCCGCGCCGTCGTGCAGCTGCTGCACGGGGTGGGCGAGCACGCGGGCCGCTACGGTGCCCTCATCGAGGCCCTCGTCGGCGCGGGCTACACCGTCTACGCCGACGACCATCGCGGCCACGGCCGCACGGGGATGGGCCAGTGGGGAGGCGACCACGGCAAGCTCGGGCGTCTCGGGCCCGGCGGTCTCGGCGCCGCCCGCGACGCGGTGTGGACCCTCTCGCAGCGCATCCGCGAGGAGCACCCCGACCTGCCGCTCGTGCTGCTCGGGCACTCGTGGGGCTCGTTCCTCGCGCAGATGCTGCTCGATCGGCATCCGGATGCCTATGACGCCGTCGTTCTGAGTGGCTCGGCCCTGCGGTGGCCGGGCTCTTTGAACGCGGGTGACCTGAACGCTCCGTGGAAGCACCTCGGCGGTTCCGGAATGCAGTGGCTCTCGAGCGACGAGCAGGTGGGACGCGACTTCGTCGCCGATCCCCTGACGACGTCGACGCCCCTCGCGCGCCTGTTCGGCCCCCTCGAGACGCTGAAGCTGCTGGGACGTCCGCGACGCGACCTCGGACGCGACGTCCCGATGCTGCTGATGGTGGGGCGCGACGACACGGTGGGCGGCCCCCGCAGTGTGCACCGCCTCGCCGACGCCTACCGGCGGCGGTCGGGCCTGACGGATGTGACGACCCTGGTGTATCCCGGGGCGCGGCACGAGATCTTCGCCGAGCGCGAGCAGGCCGCGGTGCGCGCCGATCTGCTGGCCTGGCTCGACAAGCGGATCGCGTCTCGCGTCTGA
- a CDS encoding MFS transporter encodes MNGTQAGRRWAGLVFISIAVSLIIVDSTIVNVAVPSIVEELKISSTEVQWVQEAYTLVFASFLLVFGSLADRFGRRRLMLLGVIIFAGASIAAATVPTGGVLILSRLVQGVGGAMILPTTLSIINATFRGRERGIAFAVWGSTIGGMAAVGPLLGGWLTTAFSWRWAFGINIPLGVVIVIGVALTVAESRSDRAERIDGVGALLSVLTMAPLVFGLIEGRTYGWWTVATAPSIGDWSWPLPISPVPIAFAVAVVALVAFIAWGLRRQRHGRSTLLAFDLFRITSFRNGNIAAAVVSLGEFGIILALPLWLQFVVGFDALQTGLLLLALAIGSFVASGVAGALSGKVAPVWIVRGGLLAEIIGVAGVAFTIGPDAVWGPLIPFLFVYGLGVGLATAQLTGVVLADVPPSASGQASGTQSTSRQLGAALGVAILGTVLFSTTAGVLASTLDDRGIAAAERDQVVSQVVDSAGAAIAGLDASPETRDLAVNARAAFSDGTKAAAFTAAAFLTLGLASTLTLGAAARRRENSEARTD; translated from the coding sequence ATGAACGGAACACAGGCAGGGCGCCGCTGGGCGGGGCTCGTCTTCATCAGCATCGCCGTGTCGCTGATCATCGTCGACTCGACGATCGTCAATGTCGCCGTGCCCTCGATCGTCGAAGAACTCAAGATCTCGTCGACCGAGGTGCAGTGGGTCCAAGAGGCCTACACCCTCGTCTTCGCGTCCTTCCTCCTCGTCTTCGGCAGCCTCGCCGACCGGTTCGGGCGACGCCGCCTCATGCTGCTCGGCGTGATCATCTTCGCGGGCGCCTCGATCGCCGCGGCCACGGTCCCCACCGGAGGGGTGCTGATCCTGTCGCGCCTGGTCCAGGGAGTCGGGGGTGCGATGATCCTGCCGACGACCCTGTCGATCATCAACGCCACCTTCCGCGGCCGCGAGCGCGGCATCGCCTTCGCCGTCTGGGGCTCGACGATCGGCGGCATGGCGGCCGTCGGCCCCCTGCTCGGCGGCTGGCTGACCACGGCCTTCTCGTGGCGATGGGCCTTCGGGATCAACATCCCGCTCGGCGTCGTCATCGTGATCGGCGTCGCCCTCACGGTCGCCGAATCGCGCAGCGATCGGGCCGAGCGCATCGACGGAGTCGGAGCCCTGCTCTCGGTGCTCACCATGGCCCCGCTCGTGTTCGGACTCATCGAGGGGCGCACCTACGGATGGTGGACGGTCGCGACCGCCCCCTCGATCGGCGACTGGAGCTGGCCGCTTCCGATCTCGCCCGTGCCGATCGCCTTCGCGGTGGCCGTGGTCGCCCTGGTCGCGTTCATCGCGTGGGGCCTTCGTCGCCAGCGTCACGGTCGCTCGACGCTTCTGGCCTTCGATCTGTTCCGGATCACCTCGTTCCGCAACGGCAACATCGCCGCGGCCGTCGTGTCTCTGGGTGAGTTCGGCATCATCCTCGCCCTCCCCCTCTGGCTGCAGTTCGTCGTGGGCTTCGACGCTCTGCAGACAGGTCTGCTGCTGCTCGCGCTGGCGATCGGGTCGTTCGTGGCCAGCGGGGTCGCTGGCGCCCTCAGCGGCAAGGTCGCTCCGGTCTGGATCGTGCGCGGCGGGCTTCTCGCCGAAATCATCGGCGTCGCCGGCGTCGCCTTCACCATCGGGCCGGATGCCGTCTGGGGCCCGCTCATCCCCTTCCTCTTCGTGTACGGGCTCGGCGTGGGCCTGGCGACGGCGCAGCTCACGGGCGTGGTCCTGGCCGACGTCCCGCCGTCCGCGAGCGGCCAGGCCTCCGGCACCCAATCGACGTCGCGACAGCTCGGAGCGGCGCTCGGCGTCGCCATCCTCGGCACCGTGCTGTTCTCGACCACGGCGGGGGTGTTGGCATCCACTCTCGACGATCGCGGCATCGCCGCGGCCGAGCGCGACCAGGTGGTCTCACAGGTGGTCGACAGCGCCGGAGCGGCGATCGCGGGCCTCGATGCGTCGCCCGAGACCCGGGATCTCGCGGTCAACGCCCGCGCGGCGTTCAGCGACGGCACGAAAGCAGCGGCCTTCACCGCCGCCGCATTCCTCACCCTGGGGCTCGCCTCGACGCTGACGCTCGGGGCGGCCGCGCGTCGGCGCGAGAACAGCGAGGCGCGAACCGACTAG
- a CDS encoding carbohydrate ABC transporter permease has translation MTSTALPTVAPAPEAPPVVVEAPARRRRRPSSGLRSDRPGVRLASWAALIVCGGFALLPVYWLLATSLTPRDQVFSYPPKLFPTEITFDAYISLTSNPQLFTYLQNSVIVSVITALLSVIVSAYMGYSFSKFRYRGRRQLMYFVLASQMFPQALLLVTLYSVFSAYGLLNTYTALVLSFTTFTLPLCVWMLKGFFDTIPDELIEAARVDGASRLRTIHSIVLPLAAPGLVAAGLFAFVRGWNDFIFALTLAGPDKQTLPPGLVNTYVGEAATAWPELMAASLVVSLPVAVAFMLLQRYLVSGMTAGAVKG, from the coding sequence ATGACCAGCACCGCCCTCCCCACCGTCGCCCCCGCACCCGAGGCCCCGCCCGTGGTCGTCGAGGCTCCCGCGCGTCGCCGCCGGCGCCCGAGCTCGGGCCTGCGCTCCGATCGTCCGGGCGTACGCCTCGCGTCGTGGGCCGCGCTGATCGTGTGCGGCGGGTTCGCCCTGCTGCCGGTCTACTGGCTGCTCGCGACCTCGCTCACGCCTCGAGACCAGGTGTTCTCGTACCCGCCGAAGCTGTTCCCCACCGAGATCACCTTCGACGCGTACATCTCGCTGACCTCCAACCCGCAGCTGTTCACCTACCTGCAGAACAGCGTCATCGTCTCGGTCATCACCGCCCTGCTCTCGGTGATCGTGTCGGCGTACATGGGGTACTCGTTCTCGAAGTTCCGCTACCGCGGTCGCCGGCAGCTGATGTACTTCGTGCTGGCCTCGCAGATGTTCCCCCAGGCCCTGCTGTTGGTCACGCTTTACAGCGTGTTCAGCGCCTACGGCCTGCTCAACACCTACACCGCGCTCGTGCTGTCGTTCACGACCTTCACGCTGCCGCTGTGCGTCTGGATGCTGAAGGGCTTCTTCGACACCATCCCCGACGAGCTCATCGAGGCCGCCCGTGTCGACGGTGCCTCGCGGCTGCGCACCATCCACTCGATCGTGCTGCCGCTGGCGGCCCCCGGGCTCGTCGCGGCCGGACTGTTCGCTTTCGTCCGCGGCTGGAACGACTTCATCTTCGCCCTGACGCTCGCCGGTCCCGACAAGCAGACGCTCCCGCCCGGACTCGTCAACACCTACGTCGGCGAGGCGGCCACCGCCTGGCCCGAACTCATGGCGGCATCGCTCGTGGTGTCGCTCCCCGTGGCCGTGGCGTTCATGCTGCTGCAGCGGTACCTCGTCAGCGGTATGACGGCCGGCGCCGTCAAGGGCTGA
- a CDS encoding alpha-hydroxy acid oxidase — MVQRQLPKVGELLELMQFKKPELDARKRRLDAALTIADLRTIAKRRTPKAAFDYTDGAAEGELSLDRARRAFEDVEFHPDILRPAADVDTSCQILGGPSALPFGIAPTGFTRLMQTEGETAGASAAAAAGIPFTLSTLGTTSIEGVKAANPVGRNWFQLYVMKDRSISYGLVERAAKAGFDTLQFTVDTPIAGARLRDKRNGFSIPPQLTVGTIVNAIPRPWWWIDFLTTPKLEFASLSTTGGTVGELLNAAMDPTISYDDLDVIRGMWPGKIVVKGVQNVTDAARLVDQGVDGIVLSNHGGRQLDRAPIPFHLLPKVVREVGKDATVMVDTGIMNGADIVASIALGATFTLIGRAYLYGLMAGGRQGVDRTIAILRSEIERTMTLLGVSSLDELEPRHVTQLTRLVPVTDQAVDVRV, encoded by the coding sequence ATGGTTCAGCGTCAGCTGCCGAAGGTCGGCGAGCTCCTCGAGCTCATGCAGTTCAAGAAGCCCGAGCTCGACGCGCGCAAGCGCCGCCTCGACGCCGCGCTCACGATCGCGGACCTCCGCACGATCGCCAAGCGCCGCACGCCCAAGGCCGCGTTCGACTACACCGACGGCGCCGCCGAGGGCGAACTGTCGCTCGACCGCGCCCGCCGCGCGTTCGAAGACGTCGAGTTCCACCCCGACATCCTGCGCCCCGCCGCCGACGTCGACACCTCGTGCCAGATCCTCGGCGGTCCCTCGGCCCTGCCCTTCGGCATCGCGCCCACGGGTTTCACGCGTCTCATGCAGACCGAGGGTGAAACGGCCGGTGCCTCCGCGGCCGCGGCCGCCGGCATCCCGTTCACGCTCTCGACCCTCGGCACCACCTCGATCGAGGGCGTGAAGGCCGCGAACCCCGTCGGTCGCAATTGGTTCCAGCTCTACGTCATGAAGGACCGCTCGATCTCGTACGGGCTCGTCGAGCGCGCGGCGAAGGCGGGCTTCGACACCCTGCAGTTCACCGTCGACACCCCCATCGCCGGCGCGCGCCTGCGCGACAAGCGCAACGGCTTCTCGATCCCGCCGCAGCTGACGGTCGGCACGATCGTCAACGCGATCCCGCGCCCCTGGTGGTGGATCGACTTCCTCACCACCCCCAAGCTCGAGTTCGCCTCGCTCAGCACCACCGGCGGCACCGTCGGCGAGCTGCTGAACGCCGCGATGGACCCCACGATCAGCTACGACGACCTCGACGTGATCCGCGGCATGTGGCCCGGCAAGATCGTCGTCAAGGGCGTGCAGAACGTGACGGATGCCGCACGCTTGGTCGACCAGGGCGTCGACGGCATCGTGCTCTCCAACCACGGCGGGCGCCAGCTCGACCGCGCGCCCATTCCCTTCCACCTGCTGCCGAAGGTCGTGCGCGAGGTCGGCAAGGACGCCACGGTCATGGTCGACACCGGCATCATGAACGGCGCCGACATCGTGGCATCCATCGCCCTCGGCGCGACCTTCACCCTCATCGGCCGTGCCTACCTCTACGGCCTCATGGCCGGCGGGCGGCAGGGCGTCGACCGCACGATCGCGATCCTGCGCAGCGAGATCGAGCGCACGATGACCCTGCTGGGCGTCTCGTCGCTCGACGAGCTCGAGCCCCGCCACGTCACGCAGCTCACGCGGCTCGTACCGGTGACCGATCAGGCGGTCGACGTGCGGGTGTGA
- a CDS encoding carbohydrate ABC transporter permease has product MFAVLLVVPGMALMAVVVAYPLVSALVTAFFKQSLVLPGREFVGFQNIVDVLQDDFLRLLGQTLVFTLGTTIAPFVIGFALALALNTQIRGSKVFRGLMLIPWLVPGVVVSFLWMWIFNANYGVMNAILEPLGVSPQAWLAQPGTAMFAVIVAKTWQSFPWMMVMLLAGLQTVPRELHEAAEMDGAGTVRRFFSITVPQIGGIIGLVLLLEFIWNFQHFDIIYVLTGGGPAGSTETFATSVYETAFHGFDLGRAGALGLLWLVLLMALVVVYVRFSERSEKR; this is encoded by the coding sequence ATGTTCGCCGTGCTGCTGGTGGTGCCGGGCATGGCGCTCATGGCGGTCGTCGTCGCGTATCCCCTCGTCTCGGCGCTGGTCACCGCGTTCTTCAAGCAGAGCCTCGTGCTGCCCGGGCGCGAGTTCGTCGGCTTCCAGAACATCGTCGACGTGCTGCAGGACGACTTCCTGCGACTGCTCGGGCAGACGCTCGTCTTCACCCTGGGCACGACCATCGCCCCCTTCGTGATCGGCTTCGCCCTCGCCCTCGCCCTGAACACGCAGATCCGCGGATCGAAGGTCTTCCGCGGCCTGATGCTCATCCCCTGGCTCGTGCCCGGCGTCGTGGTGTCGTTCCTGTGGATGTGGATCTTCAACGCCAACTACGGCGTCATGAACGCGATTCTCGAACCGCTCGGGGTCTCGCCCCAGGCATGGCTCGCGCAGCCGGGCACCGCGATGTTCGCCGTGATCGTCGCGAAGACCTGGCAGTCCTTCCCGTGGATGATGGTCATGCTCCTCGCGGGCCTGCAGACCGTGCCGCGCGAGCTGCACGAAGCCGCCGAGATGGATGGCGCGGGCACGGTCCGCCGCTTCTTCTCTATCACCGTCCCGCAGATCGGCGGGATCATCGGCCTGGTGCTGCTGCTGGAGTTCATCTGGAACTTCCAGCACTTCGACATCATCTACGTGCTCACCGGCGGCGGCCCCGCCGGCTCCACCGAGACCTTTGCCACCTCGGTGTACGAGACCGCCTTCCACGGCTTCGACCTCGGCCGCGCCGGAGCGCTCGGTCTGCTGTGGCTCGTCCTGCTGATGGCGCTCGTCGTCGTCTACGTCCGATTCTCCGAGAGGAGTGAGAAGCGATGA